One Misgurnus anguillicaudatus chromosome 5, ASM2758022v2, whole genome shotgun sequence genomic window, CAATTATCTGGCCTGAGAAAAATGATAAGTTGACACTCAAAAAaacaatatgtgtgtgtgtgtgtgtgtgtgcgtgcgtgcgtgtatgCGTGTGTTTAAACCATCTTTTCTTTTTGTCTATCAACAATCGCATCAGAACTGGCGGCCAgggacttctcttccgaggggcatGAATTCAAAAGGATCAAAAGGGTTTATAattaaagagacgctcacgttcacaaaatactgtGCCCtctgaaaaaagaagtcactggctgcCACTAAACTGCATGTCTCCTATATTGCCTAAATTGCCTTTTATGGAGACTGCACTGGCACTGGTTCTGTTGCTAAGATAGCAATTAATCTTAAAGCaagataataaaattaaatttgacAGACAATTAAGATTCATGCCACAACATGTTGACAATTAACACTAAAACAACAGCATTTCCCAATGGTGCAGTAGATGATCATTAAGAGCCTCCTAAAGCCCAAAGTACTGTAGCATAAAACCAAACACTCCAGTCAAAACAGCAGCCAAGTGTAcaatttgtttaaagttaaatgtgaCAAAAGCAGTTACATCAAAGTCAAAGATCGTTGTTAATCAAGCGtatgttttcttgttgtttCTTGATATTATGCTTTATGTTATGTGCCACGAGAGATAAGCACTCTGTTGTGCTTTTCCTTATTTCACTTAGAGCTGGGTGGTATATCGGGTTTATATCTGTAGTTTTTTCCAATGGCAGGAATGGGACAATACCATCTATATATCGATATGGTCTGATATGAGCCTCCTTGTTTACAACAGAAGCTCTAATGTGCACTGAGGTCAGACGAAAGCTTTCCAACCAGCTCGCATGTTGTGCAgctgtatatttttaaacaggAAGGAAAAGCCTGTATCTTTTTTTATTGTCATCATAAGCTGTTGTGATAAAGCCGATAGTGATGAGGATTGAGGCTTTGGGATTTTCTTTGAAGGAAATACTGAAATATTTATTGTACGTATATCGGCATTCATTCCAGAAAACATCAGTATCGCACAGCCATATTTCCACTTGAATATTTTTGAACagtacacttttttattttaatgcgaGTTCCTGCAGCAGGGTAAATATCATGCacaatttttctgtttttgggGACACCATTGGCAGTTCTGGGTCACTTTGTGCCTTCGTTCTTGTTATAAACGTTAGACCACATTACAGAGGTTTTTTTTAGCTGATAATGGGACTAAGATAATGTTTCTTTTTTCAATAAATCATTGAACTTGACAGCTATGATTACCATTCATTTAAGAGACGACATGCAGATAACTCTTATTGTATAACAAAATAATCTGCGGAGTAGTTGAAGGTAACATGCTTTGacatacagtttttttatttactttttgaaGTTGCCTTAAAGCAATATACTGACTGGCCTTTAATCGGTATCGGCACATGCAAGCAATTTTTCCCACTATTTGACATTGactgattgtttaaaaacactcaaTGATCAGGGCAGATTAAATCAAAAGGGGCAAAAAAATTCATCAGATCTGATGTTGTGTCATTATTTTCAATTGGATGACAATGACAGCAGAATTTCAGTTTGTAGGCTCTGCACTTTTTTTTTAGGATTTCACAACATAACAATTTGAAACAAGGagtaaaaaagcaaaactatcgaTATATAATTCGTTATAGGTAGATATGATTGGATATCAGACATTTTGTATCTGTGCATCCCTACTATAAGTTGAATAACAGCAGATAGTAATTAAAGTCCCATAATCCTTTGCTATTATAGTGTATAcatgttttacagttttttgcTGTACATAttacaattatttaaattacaaaaatctGTTACAGTGTATGTCAGTCGCGTAGCTATGGTCCACCCACCTGTCAGCTAGGCCCACCCACCTGCCTATCCAGTAAAGCCTATTAGTTATCCTAAAGAGTAAATTATGTTGCATTTATCACTATACTTGacctataaaataaatctattttttaaACTCTTGTTTGCTTTTATAATAAGGAATaagttaattttgtaaatagTAGTGCAATAAATAGCGCATTTCGAACAGCCTCCTGGCCCCTCCTACACCCCACATCATAGTAATTAACACCCAGTTTAAGGCTGACACGTAAGGAATAATGAGAGCTGCGCTGCTTCATTGTCTTAGAATGAAGGTCACGAAGACCTTCGGTGAGAAGACTTTAGTACAGCTTGATGGTGCACCCTTTAACATAACCGTTGAGGTTTCTGAACCTGAGGTGTTGGTTCAGcagctaaaaaaagaaaagtcttTGCAGATAACATTTGCGCCCATGAgccttctggtctgaaaacgaggtgtgttcaggcgcattgttggtgctttgctattttgaggcaaataaaATAGACTAGCCTACGCcatgaccaactaaaacctgccaatggagaaatattgcttttgttatttaatgagcgcataCGCGCCTATAAACGGCAACGCGCACTtgcgcctataaacggcaacatgcatttgcttatcacatggatgcgcagcagcacacaaacgtttaaaatatgaaaaatcaaaggattaaaatgataaaatgttttaaagattattattgagtgtcttggacataaatgaggaccgattatgagacgttagaaggcgtaaaaacctgcttcacctgcagcctggtaagtaattaaatgttttgctttaaacaaatgcaaatattgcatttatttagaatttttttaatgctacccaaagatttattatatatgatgactttgtacctgtgtatatgatgagatgagaaccgtttttatgttatgcttaAATTTCAAAACACCCACAGCGCTGTTCTGGTGCTGAAATTGcgtttataaattatttattgttacaaataaactatttttaaagtacaaaccttttcttgcatatttgtaaattattctttgagattactgatcatgtaggctatccatacatttacaataattaaaagcctgctatttttacttccatgactgaaagaaaacgacttttaaaggtttaaatgaagaatttcgttgcaaaacgagagaactccgttttttacatttttgtcaaattattattatgttatcatgttattattttgttttatagtgctacttagctgtattttttaagttatgaaggtttaaatcaaaacaaaccaaccgCAGTTGAAtcgatattaattggaatgcacaaccaaaaaacaagatttcttttgcaacgaaacttttcaaataccaacaaattaagctactatttaaagtatttttaaagtaggcctaaagcttttcttgcatatttgtaaactaTTCTTTGAGATAACACGGATCATCTGggctatcaatacatttacagcaattaaaagcctgctatttttacttgaatgatcatgactgaaagaaaacgacttttaaaggttttaataccaaagaataacaatttcattacaaataaaaacaacgcaattttttaatatcaatcttaaactggtggtcttcttcctctgctcagttttttagtttacaaattctgccaaAATATGGAATCGGGATGGCGCAAGGCAAGCGCAACTGGCTTGTAAAGGAGAtgagactcttattggtttattgcacattgcgcttagattgttaaaatagggcccatacagGCTTTTGTTCTTATTAAACGGTGATATATTGAAATTGATgtagttgtgtgtttgtatattttgataacAGATGCTTTTTTGGTTAAGGCCCACCTGATTTTCTCTGGGCTCACCCACATTGTGAATCCTGGCTACGCTAGTGGTGTATGTGTTCCTGACATTGGGATGtcttaaaaatgagcaaataaaatatttcaaatcaatatttaatatcCCTATAATGTACAGGTAGTAAGTTGTGATCGCGAAATAAgacccttcagtgtgatacacaTAGTCACATATTCATAATCCCACAAGTAATTTATCACTTTAAAAATTCAATGTtgcaattaattttaaattttattcaaaagttcaaagttaaataaactttcttgattagtgaggagttgctataaatgataaaaattaagttgtaataacttaaaggaacacgccaactttttgggactttagcgtATTCACCGTATTcaccagagttagataagtccatacatactgtacccttttcatctctgtgcgttattttgtcacttattgggagcagcatGAACACCCACAGACCAGACATCCATGGTTCACGGGCCGCATTGTCTAAAAGCATACGGCGCActgtctaaatgggcgtgtccgatgccattttgctaatttaacaacgggaaaaatggtttgtgtcaGTCGAAAAGGATTGTATCCATTCtagtaatgagtaatgggtgtgttttgggcgtaacgtgcaataaaccaaggagagtcttatctctcatccccttaaaaagcagttgcgctggcgctatgtctaatccctatttagatgacggactttgtaaactgaaaaactaagcggaggaagaagaccaccagtttaagaataatgtaaaaaaaaattgtattgttttcatttttattgaaaattttaagtttttggattacaaattttaaaagccattttctttcagtcatagaagtaaaaatagcaggcttttaattgctgtaaatgtattgatatcctaaataatcattgtaatctcataaaataatttgcaaatatgcaagaaaaggtactataaaaatactttatttgtaacacaGAAAGTTTCAGCACTGGGACAGCGCCATATgggattttttaaaagcattacttaaaatgtttctcatctcaggatatccacaggtacagagtcatcatatacaatatatCTGTGGggtagctttaaaaaaaaaaattaaaaatagatgcatttgtttaaagcacagcatttatttacttaccaggctgcaggtgaagcagctctttacgccttctaacgtctcataatcagtcctcatttatgtccaagagactcaataataatcttttacatttcaatcctttaatctttttatatttgaaaagcgtttttgtgctgctgagcattcatatgtgataagcaaacctgcgttgtcgtcccgtttatataGCGCATATATTTTTAAcgcactctttaaataacaaaaaacacattGCGTAGTCTCTTTTAGTTGActtaaaatagcaacgcgccaacaatgcgcctgaacaaaccttgttttcagaccagaacgctcATGGGCGCAAacatgggcgcaaatgcatttgttatttaaacaacgtggcgctaaacgtgaaaattataattgcgccgGGTCGAAACTAGCAAAATACACTTGCGTCGCGCTTTTCGCTGCATTGcaccgggtgtaagatagagccccacATCACATGTCTCATTCAAGAGGGgaaaaactttgcagtacaaagtgaataaaattaccaaaataaccaacataaacaactgttttAAATCAGAATTAAGGCACGTTTTCGGTACTGTAGACATAGTAGTAAATCGTTACGCTAATTCGTAAAGGAACACAAacttcataagcaacacaatgtttcatcaaagttaGGGTTAATGAtttgttgaatatttttttgtcatacacctttcacagatgacatatattttaaaaaatatatttaaacaacttaacataatgattgctatcaggatgtgaggagacttttaaccagcataactaaaaatgtttctggatcaaatcagataccctgccttaTGTATAAATGCATTTATATGTATGCATACGATTTAATTCAATCGGCTTGATGTTTCCGAATGATGTGTTTTACTAAAGATCTTTATTTTTCTCTCTGCAGGTTTTACAGGTTCAACAGTTCTGAACCACATGAGAAAACGCTATGAGACACCTTGAGAACAAATAAAAATTGCTTTTGTGGAAAAGAATCTTATATTGGACAATCCTTTGCCTCCTCGCCTCCCTGGAGTTTAATTGCAAAACCCAGCAAGACTTCCTCAAATCAACCAACACACTTTCAAAGAGAAACTGCAGCAAGCCAGAAATAAATAACAGTCTGTTTGCTCTCAGCTGACTAATGGCGATGCATAGCGCTTATCTTAACAACACCTCTAAGGCTTCACTTTGGGACGAGGATGATTGTGCGCCATCCCTCAGCAGCACCACTTTTCTCATCGTGGCCTACAGCGCAATGCTAGCGGTGGGCTTGGTGGGCAACACTTGTTTGGTTTTGGTTATCACACGACAGAAAGAGATGCGTAACGTGACCAACATCTTCATTGTGAACCTCTCGTGCTCTGATATCCTGGTTTGCCTCGTGTGTTTACCAGTCACCATTATCTACACGCTGATGGATCGATGGATTTTGGGCGAAACTTTGTGCAAGGTGACGCCGTTCGTCCAGTGTACGTCTGTGACGGTTTCCATCCTCTCGATGGTTCTCATCGCCCTGGAGAGACATCAACTCATCATCCACCCGACCGGATGGAAACCAGTCGTCAGACACTCTTACCTGGCCGTAGCGCTTATCTGGATAGTGGCGAGTTTTATCTCCCTTCCTTTTCTTTCGTTTCAAATCCTCACGATATCTCCCCTGCACAACCTCAGCCTACCGTTCAACCCCTTCAGCAATCAATTCATCTGTATCGAGCAATGGCCGACGGGAGGTTATCGGCTAGTTTATACCACCTCGCTACTGCTGTTCCAATACTGCCTACCGTTGGCACTCATTGTAGTCTGTTACTTCCGAATATTCCTGCGCCTGAGTCGGCGCAAAGACATTGTTGAAAGGACCCGAGGTGAACGGCAGAAAAAGGCCAAAGGTTCGAAGCGAATCAACGCCATGTTAGCCTCAATCGTAGCGGCGTTCACGCTGTGCTGGTTGCCGCTAAATgtctttaatacagttttcgaTTGGAACCACGAGGCAATGGCGACGTGCCAGCATGACACTATTTTCTCAGCTTGCCACCTCACTGCCATGGCGTCGACGTGCGTTAACCCTGTGATCTACGGATTTTTGAACAATAACTTTCAGAAGGAGCTTAAATCATTGCTTTACCGATGCCGCTGCTGCGGGTCGCCCGAGAGTTACGAAAGCTTTCCTTTGTCCACTGTCAGCACAGGCGCTACAAAGGGGTCTATCCTTAGCAATGGCTCTGTTTGTATCAACACCTATCAACCACACAAGAAAAACAGTTTCGAACAGAAAGAGATTGTTTAAACAGTGCTGAATAGACTATAATGCAATGTATATATGACAGCAGCATCCCGCTTCAAAAGACTGAATCCCAATTTGGAGCAAAGAAGTCCTTAAACACATTAAAGACAAGTTTAGTCTGACCGGGCTTTGCCGAAGAGGACCAATTTCCAATTAACCTTTctgtaaatgtatattattgACTTTGATGAATATTCAACTTGTTGGCCTATGTCGGTAAGTATTCTCAGTATTGATGCACAGAGTGATTCTTCATGAGATATGTTGAAATATGTACAAAGTAGTTAAAGGTCTTCTATTGTTATCTTTGTTCAGATTAGGCCTGTGTAAAAATATGAGACATAGTGGTAGCAACAAAAATTGACTGTTGTGGTTTACTATTAAGGTACGGGCAGAACTAGCACTGTGTGTATAATATGTAGTTTTATAATACagttacatttataatgtaGTTAACTGAACCTGGTTTGTATAAGTTTTACGTTCTTGCAACATTTCAAACTAATATGTAATGCTATGCTACGTAATTTATGCTGAAtgttaaagctgcaatctgtaacttttgccCCACAAAATTGCAGGTTGCTTTACATCACGGCCTGGTCAACTGGCGGCCCTAATTTAAAATCAGCGTGGTTACTTTAAAGGCGCCTTTCCAGTGTACATGacaaatgacatccaaaaaaccGTAAAGGGTGATGCGTGAGTTGATCCAAAATGAGCAGTTGTCTGTGGTCACCCGCGGTTACCCAATGTTACGAGTCAtcgaaaaatattttttatgatattccgGTTGCGGTCGGTCCGgttgtttgaaataaagatgccaattaactattttaaacaattactactattaaaaaaaatgcgggccaggaagcgggtcgggtacaatatctttttttttttgcggtccgagttgcgggcaggttagttgaaaacgtcggtcgaatgtgggttgtttatacattgacccgcgcatcactggtgGCAACCGTCTGCAGGTGCGTAATTTTGCTTTGGATGCATACAAAAAAACTAACTTGTGCGACAACACCACCTGtgacacacagacagaaagtaatgtatttttgtaaCACTGTGCAAGGTAAAAATGATTAAtccttttttgtttaactttatcagtaacatttgatacttaaaggaacagtatgtaagacatttttatcaattaatcataaaatggccctgatatgtcactagacattaagaaatcattttcatttcaaatacttatatcattgacaacagtggtctggccaggatatagtcatttaaaaaatggagttgcagccctcaattgatgtttatgttgtcattttgtgtattggccaccagttgtttgattgcagtaccagttttagccacaacttttgtgattgcaataccagttttggccacaatcctacatactgttcctttaacaaaggggaggtttcccggacagggattagactagtcctagactaaaataaatgtaagagctgtccaaactgaaaacaacttgcactgacatatctttaaatacatcagtgacctttgttttgcctcaaaatgcaatgatatgtttttagtaaggcatgtcttttttttaaactagttatatttcctaattaaactaaggtctagtctaatccctgtctgggaaaccacgcCAAGACGTTTAAGAGTTCTGCATTACAGTTAGTGGTATAAATAATACATATAAtaggtaaaattaaaaaaatgtataaaaggtaaaaataggggtaaaaATTTGGcccgcatcatatttacatttttaaaatcttgcCCTCGAAGTAGactagttgaagacccctgcttTACATACTTACGCTTGGAGGATAGTACGTGAGCGaatgcacacactgtaaaaaaatactttgctgctttggaattttttgttgaatcgaCTTGGATttgcaagtcattttaacttactattatttatcttgactagagatgagttgttataactacaggtgagttgttataacttataaatttaagttgacttttctcaacttagTTGTGACAATTCAtctttgttgacatgacttgtaaatctgagttgatttaacaaaattttttaaggcagcacagttttttttacagtgcagggagcatagtttatttgactcatacACGTACAGAGATGTTCGACGCAGTACTACATACTCCTGTACACGCATGCGCGACACAAAGTATGCGCTGCTAGAAAAACCTGGCTACTCTGTACTATGCGTGTACTATtctgatgacaaaatttgcatcaCGTGCACAGAAACGGATTGCAGCGTTAATTCATATAATAGCACAGTTTCTTTTTGCCTATATTTGACAAAGCTATTAAAGTCAATTCTATTCttctaaattacattttaagataACATTCTGGATTTGCAATTTCgcttaaacaaaaacaatttgCATGCTGTAAATAGTATTGTAATAtatgtgaagagtttggttccaaaacgcaataaatccattttgacaaatttcggtaaaaacgtgttttcaagtgacaagatgaaaaccactattttctgttacagcGCAATGCTAGCGGTGGGCTTGGTGGGCAACACTTTTTTGGTTTTGGTTATCACATGACAGAAAGAGATGCGTAACGTGACCAACATCTTCACCGTGAACCTCTCGTGCTCTGATATCCTGGTTTGCCTCGTGTGTTTACCGGTCACCATTATCTACAAGCTGATGGATCGATGGATTTTGGGCGAAACTTTGTGCAAGGTGACGCCGTTCGTCCAGTGTACGTCTGTGACAGTTTCGATCCTCTCGATGGTTCTCATCGCCCTGGAGAGACATCaccacacagcatctttaggttataaaaacatgaaaaaaatctaatccataacttgattttcaaagatttattataaaaactaattattttctccacaaaatgcaataaatccatgacggtttttgtttcaaaatgctagaaatctattaattcaatgtataaatgtgcattcatgtttgccattttatattcatttagttgaacagttgtacacactgattaaagaaataaacattaatggcattaatcaaaacacttagtttgtcatattaataaagctgtcattgctgcggttatacttgacgtcgtcacttaacatttttcacagcgatcagctcaaatgttttggtcctgctcgattttcgttgactttgagtaaaataatgtaaagtttttcataagatccctggggtcaatgtgttagtaTGAGAAGCTTGTTGCTCTCGGGAGAACAACCGGCTCCTGAGTGCCTCTcgtgtaaattattagatgttgatggttaacatttctttcccgtcacagaaaaccatcacaggtttatcaatgcaattaaagtattattttgcttttatttgtttgttgatcacgaagtacaaagtagatgaggaaaactagacTCCATGTACTCTGCGCGCTgcaattgtttgtttacattgcgtggaatggtgcgctgtaatttgtggagcggatttattgcattctgtagaaaaggaggagtggcgtttatcgcattttggaaaaaagggagaaaagatgacagaataacacggcggatattggattttgcgtaaaattaagaatttacttttaaatactgacctgaaacaatactgattttggcagtaactcatttttttcaaaaatggcgtttatcgcgtttcggaaccaaactcttaaaacttaaaggtgcagtgtgtagactttagcggcatctagtggtgagattgcgaattgcaaccaacggctcagtcccccgctcacccctccctgtcgaaacacatagagaagctacagtagccgccccAGGACAAACATCTCATCGTTTAAGACACAGTCGTGACACGCTCTACAGAGCAGTTGTTCGTTAAGCgctactgtaaaaacataatGACACGAAATTGAGATTTCTATGTAAGAGGCTAAAAAGGCTCATTctgaggtaataaaaacataattcattttgtaaggtctttatacaccactgataatatagttatgtagattatattgtattctgtcaagagatcctcataaaagttacacattgcacctttaaggttATGATTCATAAATATTCACTGTTTTAGCACTAAAGTACTAGATATGAATAAATTGGCacttttagatgaatgttacaTGGATCATTTATACATATGAATGCTTTTCTTACTATATATTTTTAGTCCTTTGCTATTGAAGTACAACTGTATATCAGTTAAAATGTGTACAACACTGTATAAAAGCATTGAtgttaaatcaacatatatttttatgtttcttgaacctaacaaattaagttaaacaattgaaCTTGTTATTATAACTTATGCCAACtgatcacaagtcaaaacttaaaatagtaggtttaattgacttaattttttacagtgaattcaGTGCCAAAACAACAATGTTTTTTCCATGGTACTGTCACAAAAACTTCCTACCTTTGCAGTTGTTCCCAAAATTCACACTTTCGGCATAGACTGTTGGGTATAGCAGTTGGGATGGGTTCACCATGCTTTAAGAAATGTATTGTATGTATAACAAGACGTGTTTAAGCATTCCTAAAGCATGCTGGAGTTTCTTAAGAGGCACTAACATCTGACCATAAAAACACTGGAAAAACTCAACATATACAAAGATATACTGTATTGGATTTTGCAGTATATTTTAAAGCTTCAACTCTTATCAGTAGTTTTTCTTCGTCTCTATCTCTGCcccccctctctctttctccatgTGTTCTTCTAGTCTATGCTTTTATACATCATTTTCAACTGGAAAGCCAGCTATGTTGAAATGTGGGTCTGTATTTCAAAAGTATCAGCTTTGAAATTGCTTTGAAGTATTTATATGAATCAGTGAAATTGCTTTGAAGACTCTATACGAATCAATatactttctttttccttttatttCTGAGATATTTTCTTGGCCAGAACATGTGTGTCGGAGGTCAGCTAGCTTTTTGGCATTTTACGGTTTCtgttaaaatatgttataataTATTTCTGTTGAAAAGAGTAAAGTCTTTATTTGTGACCACAAAACCTTACGTAGCACTTGTATGcctaaaatcattaggatattatggAAAGATCAtcatttatacatttccaatcttaaatatatcaaaactttattggATGCCATTACTAAGgatttcatttggacaactttttTGGACaacctcagattccagattttcaaacagttgtatctcggccaaatattgtcctataacaaaccatacatcaatggaaagctcaATTTATTCAACTTTTAGATGTATAAGTATTAATTTCcctttatgactggttttgtgggaCAGGGCcacatattttaacacaacatgtgtcATTGACATGCGCAGCAGACATGAATGTATCGTAGTCTTTGCTCACAGAAATTAAATGTGTCATGTAGTTCAGAAATATGAGCTTGTAAAAACTCTGTTAAGCAGAAAATGTCAATAACAAATATACgttcattaaaggtgcagtgtgtacattttagaaagATCTTTTGACAGCAATATAATATAGATGTGTTTATATATTGTCATTGGTGTATAAAGACTATACAAAatgaatagtttttttttaccttagaatgagccgtttttatctacatacactgcgggtcccctAACATGGAGGCCGCCATGTTGCTTccaccatgtttttacagtaaccCTAAACGGgaaaactgctctacagagcgtaacgatgacatgtttgtcctatgacagctaccgtagcttctctttgtggttcaaaagggaggggtgcaattcgcaacctcaccactagatgaggttaaaatctacacactgcacctttaaaaatgcCATATTTTAGGAAGAGTGTAGATACCCATCCAACATCCAGTGAGTTTCACTAGTTACTGTCAGCAGAGGTGAAATAATTTGTATAAATATTTGTACATTACCCATGCCATTTGAGTATTTAGTAATAATGTACATATGAAAATGACCAaagtttatattaaacatatattgatgtttttttcttgaatgtatattaaaatgattttaacCTCTCCATGccttgtattttttttgtgtctCAGATCACATCTTAGACTACTTGGTATGAGTCATATTTACAAACATTGTTTAGCAATTAGGAGTAATTATCGAATAAAATCATTGTATGACAACTTCCTACAGCAGACAGTTGGACCAAATGAGTATGCAATAGATTCAGTCAGATTACATTaggaaataaaaatatcaaTCAAAACATACTTGGAAAAAGTCTCATATATTTTATGGTAGTGAATCAACCTGAATAAATTAAGTTGCACCaattaaaataagttttaaatgtcagtttatacagtatattcatTTCAAGCTACTGAGCAAATTTCCAAAATAATTGGGATAAATAACAGAACaactgtgcatttaaaaaattgaatgtaaaacaaaataaatcctTAATGAAACATCTCAACATGTTTTAATGAATACAGGCCTAACTTATAGATAAATGAT contains:
- the npy8br gene encoding neuropeptide Y receptor Y8b, with translation MAMHSAYLNNTSKASLWDEDDCAPSLSSTTFLIVAYSAMLAVGLVGNTCLVLVITRQKEMRNVTNIFIVNLSCSDILVCLVCLPVTIIYTLMDRWILGETLCKVTPFVQCTSVTVSILSMVLIALERHQLIIHPTGWKPVVRHSYLAVALIWIVASFISLPFLSFQILTISPLHNLSLPFNPFSNQFICIEQWPTGGYRLVYTTSLLLFQYCLPLALIVVCYFRIFLRLSRRKDIVERTRGERQKKAKGSKRINAMLASIVAAFTLCWLPLNVFNTVFDWNHEAMATCQHDTIFSACHLTAMASTCVNPVIYGFLNNNFQKELKSLLYRCRCCGSPESYESFPLSTVSTGATKGSILSNGSVCINTYQPHKKNSFEQKEIV